The following coding sequences lie in one Oncorhynchus gorbuscha isolate QuinsamMale2020 ecotype Even-year linkage group LG10, OgorEven_v1.0, whole genome shotgun sequence genomic window:
- the dnajc11a gene encoding dnaJ homolog subfamily C member 11a isoform X1, which yields MAPALEDGEFDNDDYYSLLNVRREASQEELKGSYRRLCMLYHPDKHRDPELKRQAEQLFNLVHQAYEVLSDPQSRAIYDIYGKRGLDVEGWEVVERKRSPVEIREEFERLQREREERRLQQRTNPKGMISVGVDATDLFDRYEEDYEDVPGGGFPHVEINKMHISQSIEAPLTTSDTAVLSGSLSTHNGNGGGNINVALRRVTSAKGWGEVEFGAGDTHGPLLGMKIFRNLTARCFVTAQCGLHFSSRGVRPGCTTMLARHLDKNTMGYLQWRWGTQSSMNTSIVRDTKTSHFTLAMQLGIPHSFMMMSYQYKFQDDDQTKVKGSIKAGFFGTVVEYGAERKISRHSVLGATVSVGVPQGVSLKIKLNRASQTYFFPIHLTDQLLPSAVFYATVGPLVFYLAIQRLVIRPYVRAQKEQDLEKHRESSASDIARKRQEAESAVLLMQESVRRIIETEESKMGLIILNAWYGKFVTDNNQKHERAKVIDVTVPLQCLVKDSKLILTEATKSGLPGFYDPCVGEEKSLKLLYQFQGVMHQVLSPEGEALRIPKQSHRIDADT from the exons ATGGCGCCGGCCTTGGAAGACGGTGAATTCGACAACGATGATTACTATTCTTTACTTAATGTCAGAAGAGAG GCATCACAGGAGGAACTGAAGGGGTCATACAGGCGACTGTGCATGCTCTACCACCCAGACAAGCACAGAGACCCTGAATTGAAAAGGCAGGCGGAACAGCTCTTTAACCTAGTGCATCAAGCTTATGAAG TCCTTAGTGACCCACAGTCACGAGCTATCTATGACATCTATGGCAAGAGAGGACTGGATGTTGAAGGATGGGAG GTGGTGGAGAGAAAAAGATCACCAGTAGAGATCCGAGAGGAGTTTGAacgtctgcagagagagagggaggagagacggctACAGCAGAGGACCAATCCCAAG GGGATGATCAGTGTGGGTGTAGATGCCACAGACCTCTTTGATCGCTATGAGGAGGATTACGAGGATGTGCCTGGAGGGGGCTTCCCACATGTTGAGATCAACAAGATGCACATATCACAATCCATAGAG GCCCCCCTCACCACCTCAGACACAGCTgttctctctggctccctctcaaCCCACAATGGAAACGGAGGAGGAAACATTAACGTGGCACTGCGGAGAGTCACCTCTGCTAAGGGCTGGGGGGAG GTGGAGTTTGGGGCAGGAGACACACACGGGCCCCTCTTAGGTATGAAGATATTCCGCAACCTCACAGCTCGCTG CTTTGTGACTGCTCAGTGTGGACTCCATTTCTCGTCCCGGGGCGTGCGGCCTGGTTGCACCACGATGCTGGCTCGGCACCTGGACAAGAACACCATGGGCTACCTGCAGTGGCGCTGGGGAACCCAGTCCTCCATGAACACCAGCATCGTCAGGGACACGAAGACCAGCCACTTCACCTTGGCCATGCAG CTTGGGATCCCTCACTCCTTCATGATGATGAGCTACCAGTACAAGTTCCAGGATGATGACCAGACCAAAGTCAAGGGCTCAATCAA AGCTGGCTTTTTTGGGACGGTGGTGGAGTATGGTGCAGAGAGAAAGATCAGTCGGCACAGTGTCTTGGGGGCGACTGTCAGTGTAGGAGTACCTCAGGGCGTCTCCCTCAAGATAAA GCTGAACCGAGCCAGCCAGACATATTTCTTCCCCATCCATCTGACTGACCAGCTCCTGCCCAGTGCAGTGTTCTACGCCACGGTTGGACCACTCGTCTTCTACCTCGCTATTCAGAGACTCGTCATCAGGCCCTACGTGCGTGCCCAGAAGGAACA GGACCTGGAGAAGCACCGGGAGAGTTCAGCCTCGGACATTGCTAGGAAGAGGCAGGAGGCAGAGTCTGCT GTTTTGCTAATGCAGGAATCTGTGCGCAGGATCATTGAAACTGAGGAATCTAAAATGG GTCTCATCATCCTCAACGCCTGGTACGGCAAGTTTGTGACGGACAACAATCAGAAGCATGAGAGGGCAAAGGTCATCGATGTGACTGTTCCGCTGCAGTGCCTGGTGAAGGACTCCAAACTCATCCTCACAGAGGCCACAAAG TCAGGACTACCTGGGTTCTATGACCCCTgtgtgggggaggagaagagtCTGAAGTTACTGTATCAATTCCAGGGAGTCATGCATCAAGTCCTCTCTCCTGAAGGGGAAGCACTCAGGATACCAAAACAAT CTCACAGGATTGATGCCGACACATAG
- the dnajc11a gene encoding dnaJ homolog subfamily C member 11a isoform X2: MLYHPDKHRDPELKRQAEQLFNLVHQAYEVLSDPQSRAIYDIYGKRGLDVEGWEVVERKRSPVEIREEFERLQREREERRLQQRTNPKGMISVGVDATDLFDRYEEDYEDVPGGGFPHVEINKMHISQSIEAPLTTSDTAVLSGSLSTHNGNGGGNINVALRRVTSAKGWGEVEFGAGDTHGPLLGMKIFRNLTARCFVTAQCGLHFSSRGVRPGCTTMLARHLDKNTMGYLQWRWGTQSSMNTSIVRDTKTSHFTLAMQLGIPHSFMMMSYQYKFQDDDQTKVKGSIKAGFFGTVVEYGAERKISRHSVLGATVSVGVPQGVSLKIKLNRASQTYFFPIHLTDQLLPSAVFYATVGPLVFYLAIQRLVIRPYVRAQKEQDLEKHRESSASDIARKRQEAESAVLLMQESVRRIIETEESKMGLIILNAWYGKFVTDNNQKHERAKVIDVTVPLQCLVKDSKLILTEATKSGLPGFYDPCVGEEKSLKLLYQFQGVMHQVLSPEGEALRIPKQSHRIDADT; this comes from the exons ATGCTCTACCACCCAGACAAGCACAGAGACCCTGAATTGAAAAGGCAGGCGGAACAGCTCTTTAACCTAGTGCATCAAGCTTATGAAG TCCTTAGTGACCCACAGTCACGAGCTATCTATGACATCTATGGCAAGAGAGGACTGGATGTTGAAGGATGGGAG GTGGTGGAGAGAAAAAGATCACCAGTAGAGATCCGAGAGGAGTTTGAacgtctgcagagagagagggaggagagacggctACAGCAGAGGACCAATCCCAAG GGGATGATCAGTGTGGGTGTAGATGCCACAGACCTCTTTGATCGCTATGAGGAGGATTACGAGGATGTGCCTGGAGGGGGCTTCCCACATGTTGAGATCAACAAGATGCACATATCACAATCCATAGAG GCCCCCCTCACCACCTCAGACACAGCTgttctctctggctccctctcaaCCCACAATGGAAACGGAGGAGGAAACATTAACGTGGCACTGCGGAGAGTCACCTCTGCTAAGGGCTGGGGGGAG GTGGAGTTTGGGGCAGGAGACACACACGGGCCCCTCTTAGGTATGAAGATATTCCGCAACCTCACAGCTCGCTG CTTTGTGACTGCTCAGTGTGGACTCCATTTCTCGTCCCGGGGCGTGCGGCCTGGTTGCACCACGATGCTGGCTCGGCACCTGGACAAGAACACCATGGGCTACCTGCAGTGGCGCTGGGGAACCCAGTCCTCCATGAACACCAGCATCGTCAGGGACACGAAGACCAGCCACTTCACCTTGGCCATGCAG CTTGGGATCCCTCACTCCTTCATGATGATGAGCTACCAGTACAAGTTCCAGGATGATGACCAGACCAAAGTCAAGGGCTCAATCAA AGCTGGCTTTTTTGGGACGGTGGTGGAGTATGGTGCAGAGAGAAAGATCAGTCGGCACAGTGTCTTGGGGGCGACTGTCAGTGTAGGAGTACCTCAGGGCGTCTCCCTCAAGATAAA GCTGAACCGAGCCAGCCAGACATATTTCTTCCCCATCCATCTGACTGACCAGCTCCTGCCCAGTGCAGTGTTCTACGCCACGGTTGGACCACTCGTCTTCTACCTCGCTATTCAGAGACTCGTCATCAGGCCCTACGTGCGTGCCCAGAAGGAACA GGACCTGGAGAAGCACCGGGAGAGTTCAGCCTCGGACATTGCTAGGAAGAGGCAGGAGGCAGAGTCTGCT GTTTTGCTAATGCAGGAATCTGTGCGCAGGATCATTGAAACTGAGGAATCTAAAATGG GTCTCATCATCCTCAACGCCTGGTACGGCAAGTTTGTGACGGACAACAATCAGAAGCATGAGAGGGCAAAGGTCATCGATGTGACTGTTCCGCTGCAGTGCCTGGTGAAGGACTCCAAACTCATCCTCACAGAGGCCACAAAG TCAGGACTACCTGGGTTCTATGACCCCTgtgtgggggaggagaagagtCTGAAGTTACTGTATCAATTCCAGGGAGTCATGCATCAAGTCCTCTCTCCTGAAGGGGAAGCACTCAGGATACCAAAACAAT CTCACAGGATTGATGCCGACACATAG